One Micromonospora eburnea genomic region harbors:
- a CDS encoding cation acetate symporter codes for MGNPYVVPAIVAVTLVTVGIGFYGLRLARTTSDFLVASRAVSPTWNAAAIGGEYLSAASFLGVAGLILKYGVDVLWYPVGFASGYLALLLFVAAPLRRSGAFTLPDFCEVRLGSRWLRKLATVFVIFIGWLYLVPQLQGAGLTLATVTGSAYPVGALLVAVVVTANVALGGMRAITFVQAFQYWLKLTALAVPAIFLAMQWQADARPAVTPPDGPAFRTATTVVVEHRATLTFPDGDVREVRPGDRLDFAAGDPVPEVSGTAIAATDWLLPDTAEDDDRGLFGTYSLILATFLGTMGLPHVLVRFYTNPDGAAARRTTLVVLALVGLFYLLPTIYGVLGRIYTPQLLVTGQTDAVVVLLPGAVLGDGTAARLLAALVAAGAFAAFLSTSSGLLTSVAGVISTDVLGRGSVRGFRLATLIAGGVPALLALNVSGLDVSEVVGLAFAVAASSFCPLLVLGIWWRGLTDLGAAAGVLVGGGAAIGAVLLTVLGPPLTGWPATLTTQPAAWTVPLAFTVMVAVSMATRRRLPRDVGTTMLRLHAPEALRL; via the coding sequence GTGGGCAACCCGTACGTCGTCCCGGCCATCGTGGCGGTCACCCTGGTCACGGTCGGGATCGGCTTCTACGGGCTGCGGCTGGCCCGCACCACCTCCGACTTCCTGGTCGCCTCCCGGGCGGTCAGCCCCACCTGGAACGCCGCCGCGATCGGCGGGGAGTACCTGTCGGCGGCGAGCTTCCTGGGCGTGGCCGGCCTGATCCTCAAGTACGGCGTGGACGTGCTCTGGTACCCGGTCGGTTTCGCCTCCGGCTACCTGGCGCTGCTGCTCTTCGTGGCCGCCCCGTTGCGCCGGTCCGGGGCGTTCACCCTGCCCGACTTCTGCGAGGTGCGGCTCGGCTCGCGGTGGCTGCGCAAACTGGCCACCGTCTTCGTGATCTTCATCGGCTGGCTCTATCTGGTGCCGCAGCTCCAGGGGGCGGGGCTGACCCTGGCGACGGTGACCGGCTCGGCGTACCCGGTGGGGGCGCTGCTGGTCGCCGTGGTGGTGACCGCGAACGTGGCGCTCGGCGGGATGCGGGCCATCACCTTCGTCCAGGCATTCCAGTATTGGTTGAAGCTGACCGCGCTGGCCGTACCCGCGATCTTCCTGGCCATGCAGTGGCAGGCCGACGCCCGCCCGGCGGTGACCCCGCCCGACGGGCCGGCGTTCCGGACCGCGACCACCGTCGTGGTCGAGCATCGCGCGACCCTCACCTTCCCCGACGGCGACGTCCGGGAGGTACGCCCCGGCGACCGCCTCGACTTCGCCGCCGGTGACCCGGTGCCGGAGGTTTCCGGCACGGCCATCGCCGCGACGGACTGGCTGCTGCCGGACACCGCCGAGGACGACGACCGGGGGCTGTTCGGGACGTACTCGCTGATCCTGGCCACCTTCCTCGGCACCATGGGCCTGCCGCACGTGCTGGTGCGCTTCTACACCAACCCGGACGGCGCCGCCGCCCGCCGCACCACGCTGGTGGTGCTGGCCCTGGTCGGCCTCTTCTATCTGCTGCCCACCATCTACGGCGTGCTGGGCCGGATCTACACCCCGCAACTGCTGGTCACCGGCCAGACCGACGCGGTGGTGGTGCTGCTGCCCGGGGCGGTGCTCGGCGACGGCACGGCCGCGCGACTGCTCGCCGCGCTGGTCGCCGCCGGGGCGTTCGCCGCGTTCCTCTCCACCTCCTCCGGGCTGCTGACCAGCGTGGCCGGGGTGATCTCCACGGACGTGCTGGGCCGCGGCTCGGTACGCGGCTTCCGGCTGGCCACGCTGATCGCCGGCGGGGTGCCGGCGCTGCTCGCGCTGAACGTCTCCGGGCTGGACGTCTCCGAGGTGGTTGGGCTGGCCTTCGCGGTGGCCGCGTCGAGCTTCTGCCCGCTGCTGGTGCTGGGCATCTGGTGGCGCGGGCTGACCGATCTGGGCGCCGCCGCCGGGGTGCTGGTCGGCGGCGGCGCCGCGATCGGCGCGGTGCTGCTCACGGTGCTGGGCCCGCCGCTGACCGGCTGGCCGGCCACGCTCACCACCCAACCGGCCGCGTGGACGGTGCCGCTGGCGTTCACCGTGATGGTGGCGGTCTCGATGGCGACCCGGCGCCGCCTGCCCCGCGACGTCGGCACCACGATGCTCCGCCTACACGCCCCGGAAGCGCTGCGCTTGTAG
- a CDS encoding Fpg/Nei family DNA glycosylase: protein MPELPEVEALAGYLRERAVGRCVERVEVAAISALKTYDPPPGAVSGRAVVGAGRHGKFLDVRFEGGLHLVIHLARAGWLHYREAFPSAAPLRPGKGPIALRVRLDDGSGFDLTEAGTQKKLAAYLVTDPAQVPGVAKLGPDALDADLATFAERMRSRRGQVKGVLTDQAVLAGVGNAYSDEILHEAKLSPFAITDRLTDDQLATLHGATRAVLGDAVRRSMGQRAAELKGEKRSGLKVHARTGLPCPVCGDTVREVSFADSSLQYCPTCQTGGRPLADRRLSRLVR, encoded by the coding sequence GTGCCCGAACTACCGGAGGTGGAAGCGCTCGCCGGCTACCTGCGCGAGCGGGCGGTGGGCCGATGCGTCGAGCGCGTCGAGGTCGCCGCGATCAGCGCCCTGAAGACGTACGACCCCCCGCCGGGCGCGGTGTCGGGTCGGGCGGTGGTCGGCGCGGGCCGGCACGGAAAGTTCCTGGACGTCCGGTTCGAGGGCGGGCTGCACCTGGTGATCCACCTGGCTCGGGCGGGCTGGCTGCACTACCGGGAGGCGTTCCCGTCGGCCGCCCCGCTGCGCCCCGGCAAGGGCCCGATCGCGCTGCGGGTACGCCTCGACGACGGCTCCGGGTTCGACCTGACCGAGGCCGGCACCCAGAAGAAGCTGGCCGCGTACCTGGTCACCGACCCGGCGCAGGTGCCCGGGGTGGCGAAGCTCGGCCCGGACGCGCTCGACGCCGACCTGGCCACCTTCGCCGAACGGATGCGCAGCCGACGGGGCCAGGTCAAGGGGGTGCTGACCGACCAGGCGGTGCTGGCCGGGGTCGGCAACGCGTATTCGGACGAGATCCTGCACGAGGCGAAACTGTCCCCGTTCGCGATCACCGACCGGCTCACCGACGACCAGCTCGCCACGCTGCACGGGGCGACCCGGGCGGTGCTCGGCGACGCGGTCCGCCGTTCGATGGGCCAGCGGGCCGCCGAGCTGAAGGGCGAGAAGCGCTCCGGCCTCAAGGTGCACGCCCGGACCGGGCTGCCCTGTCCGGTCTGTGGCGACACCGTCCGGGAGGTCTCGTTCGCCGATTCCAGCCTCCAGTACTGCCCCACCTGCCAGACGGGCGGCCGCCCACTGGCTGACCGACGGTTGTCCCGCCTCGTACGGTGA
- a CDS encoding sensor histidine kinase produces the protein MGGNLSAFFGVVSLVTALAAALWAVLRLRARRGIATATQRATYEVLHTAGLAAEPLRAGLNPTGAAKAVRHLRALVGAAGLALTDRETLLALDGRGAHHGDQLLAAARRAAGTGRSTVLRDSELRCDLVDCPVRGAVVAPLSADGRVVGALVAVADGQPAPGLVQATLETAHWAGDQLALAELDSSRERLARAEVRALRAQISPHFIYNALTAIGSFVRTDPERARELILEFAEFTRYSFRAHGEFTTLAEELRSIDRYLTIERARFGERLQVRLQIAPEVLPVTLPFLCLQPLVENAVRHGLSRKPGTGMVSIEARDAGAECHITVEDDGVGMDPTTLAAGIAELAGSDPTDDPGQHVGLSNVDERLRSVFGDRFGLVVETGLGSGTKVSMRVPKFHPGVRVDS, from the coding sequence GTGGGTGGCAACCTGTCCGCTTTCTTCGGCGTCGTCTCGCTGGTCACCGCGCTCGCCGCGGCCCTCTGGGCGGTGCTGCGACTACGCGCCCGGCGGGGTATCGCCACGGCCACCCAGCGGGCCACGTACGAGGTGCTGCACACCGCCGGGCTGGCCGCCGAGCCGCTGCGGGCCGGGCTGAACCCGACGGGCGCGGCGAAGGCCGTACGCCATCTGCGGGCGCTGGTCGGCGCGGCCGGCCTGGCCCTGACCGACCGGGAGACCCTGCTCGCCCTCGACGGACGCGGCGCGCACCACGGCGACCAGCTCCTCGCGGCGGCCCGGCGGGCGGCCGGCACCGGCCGATCGACCGTGCTGCGCGACTCGGAGCTGCGCTGCGACCTGGTGGACTGCCCGGTCCGGGGCGCGGTGGTGGCACCGCTGAGCGCGGACGGCCGGGTGGTCGGGGCGCTGGTGGCGGTCGCCGACGGGCAGCCGGCGCCGGGGCTGGTGCAGGCGACCCTGGAGACCGCGCACTGGGCGGGCGACCAGCTCGCCCTGGCCGAGCTGGACTCCTCCCGGGAGCGGCTGGCCCGGGCCGAGGTACGCGCCCTGCGCGCCCAGATCAGTCCGCACTTCATCTACAACGCGCTGACCGCGATCGGCTCGTTCGTCCGGACCGACCCGGAGCGGGCCCGGGAGCTGATCCTGGAGTTCGCCGAGTTCACCCGCTACTCGTTCCGGGCGCACGGCGAGTTCACCACCCTCGCCGAGGAGCTGCGCTCGATCGACCGGTACCTGACCATCGAGCGGGCCCGGTTCGGCGAGCGACTCCAGGTGCGGTTGCAGATCGCCCCGGAGGTGCTGCCGGTGACCCTGCCGTTCCTCTGCCTCCAGCCGCTGGTGGAGAACGCGGTCCGGCACGGGTTGTCCCGCAAGCCGGGCACCGGCATGGTGAGCATCGAGGCCCGAGACGCGGGCGCGGAGTGCCACATCACGGTGGAGGACGACGGAGTGGGGATGGATCCGACGACGCTGGCCGCCGGCATCGCCGAGCTGGCCGGCAGCGACCCGACCGACGATCCGGGCCAGCATGTCGGCCTCTCGAACGTCGACGAGCGGCTCCGGTCGGTCTTCGGGGACAGGTTCGGACTGGTCGTCGAGACCGGCCTGGGCTCGGGTACGAAGGTGAGCATGCGGGTGCCGAAGTTCCACCCCGGCGTACGGGTCGACTCGTGA
- a CDS encoding helix-turn-helix domain-containing protein: MNIEMWIRALKAARAGAEVSQEGLAALIKWSPSTVAAIETGRRRPTMEFAVAADQALGTSGLLAGLLEESEANSGPSWFESWPDHEQQAARLCYFEPCLVPGLLQTEEYARAVASAGALYRSDRVDELVNLRMSRQRLLHREDPPECVFVIDESALRRPVGGPAVMDRQLGRLLEAVELPPVRLHVLPLAVGAHASMGGGFVLAQLRGNERLLCLDNAARGQIADYPEWIGLVQRKWEHLLGEALSESASIDLINKLKVTP; encoded by the coding sequence ATGAACATCGAGATGTGGATCCGGGCGCTCAAGGCGGCCCGGGCCGGCGCGGAGGTCTCCCAGGAGGGGCTGGCCGCCCTGATCAAGTGGAGCCCGTCCACGGTCGCCGCGATCGAGACCGGCCGCCGCCGACCGACCATGGAGTTCGCCGTCGCCGCCGACCAGGCCCTCGGCACCAGCGGCCTCCTCGCCGGCCTGCTCGAAGAGAGCGAGGCGAACAGCGGGCCGTCCTGGTTTGAATCGTGGCCCGACCACGAGCAGCAGGCCGCTCGGTTGTGCTACTTCGAGCCATGTCTGGTTCCCGGCCTCCTGCAAACCGAGGAGTATGCCCGCGCGGTTGCCTCAGCGGGCGCGTTGTACCGGAGCGACCGGGTGGACGAGCTGGTCAACCTCCGGATGAGCCGGCAGCGTCTGCTTCACCGGGAGGACCCGCCGGAGTGCGTGTTTGTCATCGACGAGAGCGCGCTGCGCAGACCTGTCGGCGGCCCGGCTGTCATGGACCGGCAGCTCGGCCGGCTGTTGGAAGCCGTCGAGCTGCCGCCGGTACGCCTGCACGTGCTGCCGCTCGCTGTCGGTGCGCATGCCTCGATGGGCGGGGGCTTCGTGCTCGCGCAGCTCCGCGGAAACGAACGCCTGCTCTGCCTCGACAACGCAGCGCGCGGACAGATCGCCGATTATCCGGAGTGGATAGGCTTGGTGCAGCGGAAATGGGAGCATCTGCTCGGTGAGGCGCTTAGCGAGAGTGCCTCGATCGACCTGATCAACAAGCTTAAGGTGACGCCATGA
- a CDS encoding DUF397 domain-containing protein, with translation MTSASPRWRKSTRSANEGNCVEVADNLLGVVLVRDSKDRSGPTLSFTPDAWRSLIAALQLSRPD, from the coding sequence ATGACGAGTGCCTCGCCCCGTTGGCGCAAGTCGACCCGGTCGGCCAATGAGGGCAACTGTGTTGAGGTGGCGGACAATCTGCTCGGGGTGGTGCTGGTCCGGGACAGCAAGGACCGGTCCGGCCCGACGCTCTCCTTCACCCCCGACGCCTGGCGGTCACTGATCGCCGCGCTCCAGCTCAGCCGACCGGACTGA
- a CDS encoding TetR-like C-terminal domain-containing protein: MELALAVIDEQGLEQLTLAAVAARAEVATPSLYKHVASLAQLRSLIGVRVMEDMTEQLTLAVVGRSGDDAVASLMRAGRAYVVRHPARYAAMPADALHDPATQAAGNRLLQVFLRVLHAYHLEGSAAIHAIRCLRAIMHGFTSLEAAGGFGLPEGLDDTYEQLIQMFVASLPRP, encoded by the coding sequence GTGGAGCTGGCCCTGGCGGTGATCGACGAACAGGGGCTCGAGCAACTGACGCTGGCGGCGGTCGCCGCTCGCGCCGAGGTCGCCACCCCGTCGCTGTACAAGCACGTCGCCAGCCTCGCCCAGCTGCGGAGCCTGATCGGCGTACGGGTCATGGAGGACATGACCGAACAGCTCACCCTCGCCGTCGTCGGCCGCAGTGGCGACGACGCCGTGGCGAGCCTGATGCGCGCCGGCCGCGCCTACGTGGTGCGACACCCCGCCCGCTACGCGGCGATGCCGGCCGACGCGCTACACGACCCGGCGACACAGGCGGCGGGAAACCGGCTGCTTCAGGTCTTCCTCCGCGTGCTGCACGCCTACCACCTGGAAGGCTCCGCTGCGATCCACGCCATTCGATGCCTTCGCGCCATCATGCACGGGTTCACGTCCCTTGAGGCCGCAGGCGGCTTCGGCCTGCCCGAGGGCTTGGACGACACCTACGAGCAGTTGATCCAGATGTTCGTCGCCAGCCTCCCCCGCCCCTGA
- a CDS encoding ABC transporter ATP-binding protein: MTHEHPALSLRGLAKRFDTKIAVAGVDLDVPTGSFYGLLGPNGAGKTTTLSMAVGLLRPDAGQARVLGYDVWADPVHAKSLLGVMPDGVRLFDRLNGAELLAYHGLLRGMDPAVVDQRAAELLDVLALTDAGRTLVVDYSAGMKKKIGLACALLHGPRLLVLDEPFEAVDPVSAALIRDILHRYVVGGGTVVFSSHVMEVVERLCSHVAILADGRIKRVGTLDEVRGVRSLEEVFVEVVGGRTATGEELSWLSR, translated from the coding sequence ATGACCCATGAGCACCCCGCGTTGTCCCTCCGTGGCCTGGCCAAACGATTCGACACCAAGATCGCGGTCGCGGGGGTCGACCTGGACGTGCCGACCGGGTCGTTCTACGGGCTGCTCGGCCCGAACGGGGCCGGCAAGACGACCACCCTCTCCATGGCCGTCGGCCTGCTGCGGCCCGACGCCGGCCAGGCCCGGGTGCTCGGGTACGACGTCTGGGCCGACCCGGTCCACGCGAAGAGCCTGCTGGGCGTCATGCCGGACGGCGTCCGGCTCTTCGACCGGCTCAACGGGGCGGAGCTGCTGGCGTACCACGGTCTGCTGCGCGGCATGGACCCGGCGGTGGTCGACCAGCGCGCGGCGGAGCTGCTGGACGTGCTGGCGCTGACCGACGCCGGCCGAACCCTGGTGGTCGACTACTCGGCGGGCATGAAGAAGAAGATCGGCCTGGCCTGCGCGCTGCTGCACGGCCCCCGGCTGCTGGTGCTCGACGAGCCGTTCGAGGCGGTCGACCCGGTCTCGGCGGCGCTGATCCGCGACATCCTGCACCGGTACGTCGTCGGCGGCGGCACGGTCGTCTTCTCCAGCCACGTCATGGAGGTGGTCGAGCGGCTCTGCTCACACGTGGCGATCCTCGCCGACGGGCGGATCAAGCGGGTCGGCACCCTCGACGAGGTACGCGGCGTCCGGTCGCTGGAGGAGGTCTTCGTCGAGGTGGTCGGCGGGCGGACGGCGACCGGTGAGGAGCTGTCGTGGCTGTCCCGGTGA
- a CDS encoding LytR/AlgR family response regulator transcription factor, which translates to MNPSGFLRVLAVDDEPPALDELAYHLRADPRVARLHTAADATEALRVLRDGDVDVVFLDIRMPGLDGMELARVLRRFARPPAIVFVTAYDDGAVDAFDLGATDYVRKPVRAERLAESLRRVIGSRVLPSHPAALARAEEDPTIPVELAGSTRMLPRSAVRWVEAQGDYARLHTADASHLVRVSLATLAERWGDAGFVRIHRSYLVQLRLIAELRLVNSGYVVVVDGTELPVSRRHTRELKDKLVRAAKQDWNR; encoded by the coding sequence GTGAACCCTTCCGGTTTCCTCCGGGTGCTGGCGGTGGACGACGAGCCGCCGGCGCTGGACGAGCTGGCGTACCACCTGCGGGCCGACCCCCGGGTGGCCCGGCTGCACACGGCGGCCGACGCGACCGAGGCGCTGCGGGTGCTCCGCGACGGCGACGTGGACGTGGTCTTCCTGGACATCCGGATGCCCGGCCTGGACGGCATGGAGCTGGCCCGGGTGCTGCGGCGGTTCGCCCGGCCACCGGCGATCGTCTTCGTCACCGCGTACGACGACGGCGCGGTGGACGCCTTCGACCTGGGCGCGACCGACTACGTGCGCAAGCCGGTACGCGCCGAGCGGCTGGCCGAGTCGCTGCGCCGGGTTATCGGCTCCCGGGTGCTGCCCTCGCATCCGGCGGCGCTGGCCCGGGCGGAGGAGGACCCGACCATCCCGGTCGAGTTGGCCGGATCGACCCGGATGCTGCCCCGCTCGGCGGTGCGCTGGGTGGAGGCACAGGGCGACTACGCACGGCTGCACACCGCGGATGCGTCGCACCTGGTCCGGGTCTCGCTGGCCACCCTGGCCGAGCGGTGGGGGGACGCCGGTTTCGTCCGGATTCACCGGTCGTACCTGGTGCAGCTGCGGCTGATCGCCGAGCTGCGGCTGGTCAACTCCGGCTATGTGGTGGTGGTCGACGGTACGGAGCTGCCGGTGAGCCGCCGGCACACCCGGGAGCTGAAGGACAAACTGGTACGCGCGGCGAAACAGGACTGGAACCGCTGA
- a CDS encoding SigE family RNA polymerase sigma factor, with amino-acid sequence MDEKDGFEEFYRTTRQRVVMVLYALGGDLAEAQDAAQEAYVRAWQRWSQISGYDDPEAWVRTVGYRLLVNRWRKIRNGLVAYRRHGPQPAVGPPSENTVALVAALRQLPAEQRQTVVLHHLADLSVDEIAEQTDTPSGTVKARLARGRKALAALLDATLPEEVGNA; translated from the coding sequence GTGGATGAAAAAGACGGGTTCGAGGAGTTCTACCGAACCACCAGGCAGCGCGTCGTCATGGTGCTCTACGCGCTCGGTGGCGACCTGGCCGAAGCTCAGGACGCCGCCCAGGAGGCGTACGTGCGGGCCTGGCAGCGCTGGTCACAGATCAGCGGGTACGACGACCCGGAGGCGTGGGTCCGTACGGTCGGCTACCGCCTCCTCGTCAACCGCTGGCGCAAGATCCGTAACGGGCTCGTCGCCTACCGCCGGCACGGCCCCCAACCCGCCGTGGGGCCGCCCTCGGAGAACACCGTCGCGCTGGTCGCTGCCCTGCGGCAGCTGCCGGCGGAGCAGCGGCAGACCGTAGTCCTGCACCATCTGGCCGATCTGTCGGTCGACGAGATCGCCGAGCAGACGGACACGCCCAGCGGCACCGTGAAGGCCCGACTCGCCCGTGGCCGTAAGGCGCTCGCCGCGCTGCTCGACGCCACGCTTCCCGAGGAGGTCGGCAATGCCTGA
- a CDS encoding ABC transporter permease — protein MAVPVTAPDRPARRVSARHFVRLKLRVLGNNFRGQGWRIALFVVGVVTGLWVAAGGFFALAAPGLAGEPRYALMVAAFGGGLLVLGWLLLPLVFFGVDETLDPARFALLPLPRRTLVTGLYAAALVSVPVLAMLIALTGLVVTAGALGGWAAALVSAVGVVAGLLLCVAAARAVTSAFATMLRSRRVRDLAAVLLAVLAALLGPLQIAVLAAVSEADWDQLTGVARVVGWTPFGAPWTAGIDVAEGRAWAAGPKLLITVLTLGALLYWWSRSLESAMVGAASAGPTRGRRGTVGGAVAQLFPRAVGWARRDRFGALVARECRYWWRDARRRANLITIAVVGVFVPVMVNLGGSGFAVDAEQGFSFSGDSSPVLVSFSMIFVGVLAAVTVANQFGFDGSAYAANVVAGVPGRLELRARMTAFAIYVVPMLGIVAIVVATVLRHPGWLGAMAGALLAAYGTGLAINGFVSVLGAYSLPETSNPFAMNTGAGVAKSLLTLLSMVASVIAAVPMVAAAALLGDLWLWLALPVGLAYGLGAALLGAYLAGDVLDRRQPELLAAITPRR, from the coding sequence GTGGCTGTCCCGGTGACCGCGCCCGACCGGCCGGCCCGCCGCGTCTCCGCCCGGCACTTCGTCCGGCTCAAGCTACGCGTGCTCGGCAACAACTTCCGCGGCCAGGGGTGGCGGATCGCGCTCTTCGTGGTGGGCGTCGTGACCGGCCTCTGGGTCGCCGCCGGCGGTTTCTTCGCCCTGGCCGCGCCCGGCCTGGCCGGCGAGCCCCGGTACGCGCTCATGGTCGCCGCCTTCGGCGGGGGCCTGCTGGTGCTGGGCTGGCTGCTGCTGCCACTGGTCTTCTTCGGCGTGGACGAGACCCTGGACCCGGCCCGGTTCGCGCTGCTCCCGCTGCCGCGCCGCACCCTGGTCACCGGCCTGTACGCCGCCGCCCTGGTCAGCGTCCCGGTGCTGGCGATGCTGATCGCGCTCACCGGGCTGGTCGTCACCGCCGGCGCGCTGGGCGGCTGGGCGGCCGCGCTGGTCTCGGCCGTCGGCGTGGTCGCCGGGCTGCTGCTCTGCGTGGCCGCCGCCCGCGCGGTTACCAGCGCCTTCGCCACCATGCTCCGCTCCCGCCGGGTACGCGACCTGGCGGCCGTCCTGCTCGCGGTGCTCGCCGCGCTGCTCGGGCCGTTGCAGATCGCGGTGCTCGCCGCCGTCAGCGAGGCCGACTGGGATCAGCTGACCGGCGTCGCCCGCGTGGTCGGCTGGACGCCGTTCGGGGCACCGTGGACCGCCGGCATCGACGTGGCTGAGGGCCGGGCCTGGGCTGCCGGGCCCAAGCTGCTGATCACCGTGCTGACCCTCGGTGCGCTGCTGTACTGGTGGTCCCGCTCGCTGGAGTCGGCGATGGTGGGCGCGGCCAGCGCCGGCCCGACCCGGGGCCGGCGTGGCACGGTCGGCGGAGCGGTCGCCCAACTCTTCCCGCGGGCGGTCGGCTGGGCGCGGCGGGACCGGTTCGGCGCGCTGGTGGCCCGGGAGTGCCGTTACTGGTGGCGGGACGCCCGGCGGCGGGCCAACCTGATCACCATCGCGGTGGTCGGCGTCTTCGTGCCGGTGATGGTCAACCTTGGTGGCTCCGGTTTCGCCGTCGACGCCGAGCAGGGCTTCTCCTTCTCCGGTGACTCGTCGCCGGTGCTGGTCAGCTTCTCGATGATCTTCGTCGGGGTGCTCGCCGCGGTCACCGTGGCGAACCAGTTCGGCTTCGACGGCAGCGCGTACGCGGCCAACGTGGTGGCCGGCGTGCCGGGGCGGCTGGAGTTGCGGGCCCGGATGACCGCGTTCGCGATCTACGTGGTGCCGATGCTCGGCATCGTCGCGATCGTCGTGGCCACCGTGCTGCGGCACCCCGGCTGGCTGGGCGCGATGGCCGGGGCGCTGCTCGCCGCGTACGGCACCGGGCTGGCGATCAACGGGTTCGTCTCGGTGCTCGGCGCGTACTCGCTGCCCGAGACGAGTAACCCGTTCGCGATGAACACCGGCGCCGGGGTGGCGAAGAGTCTGCTCACCCTGCTGTCCATGGTCGCCTCGGTGATCGCGGCGGTACCGATGGTGGCCGCCGCGGCGCTGCTCGGGGATCTCTGGCTCTGGTTGGCCCTGCCGGTCGGCCTGGCGTACGGGTTGGGTGCCGCGCTGCTCGGCGCGTACCTGGCCGGGGACGTGCTGGACCGCCGTCAACCGGAACTCCTCGCCGCCATCACCCCCCGCCGCTGA
- a CDS encoding sugar transferase, with amino-acid sequence MRHVDSFEIQPPTSPSHNGVPRSAWARARRRVSRWHRPYIAILLLLDFGAAALASYLAIQIFDQATSGFRGAPESWFYSVAFLLLPLGWLIILWGNRAYDRRYLGLGPDEFKRVIRAGVAVAATVSFIAFATKATSLSRWTVGFALLGAMLLILFERMIARVLLHAIRRRAGHAGHRMVLVGTLPECLEVYTAVTRNPGAGLVPVAIHLTDGYAAARGIETPVPVHAGRDVLALVREVGGDTIAVCGSASAEPGELRRLAWQLEGSGVDLVVAPQLTDIAGPRVHIRPIEGLPLLHVEEPTLSGPALLVKNLMDRVAAGLGLVLLIPLFLAIAVAIRISDPGPVFFRQPRVGHEGRTFRVWKFRTMYVDAEERLAGLVDQNETDGMLFKIKQDPRVFPVGRFLRASSLDELPQLINVLWGEMSLVGPRPLPADDGDFLGDVRRRLLVRPGITGLWQVSGRSDLSWDEAVRLDLYYVDNWSLAYDLSILWRTIGVVLVRKGAY; translated from the coding sequence GTGCGGCACGTCGACAGCTTCGAGATCCAGCCGCCGACTTCGCCGTCGCACAACGGCGTACCCCGGTCGGCGTGGGCCCGCGCCCGCCGCCGGGTGTCCCGCTGGCACCGTCCCTACATCGCGATCCTGCTGCTGCTCGACTTCGGCGCGGCGGCGCTGGCCAGCTACCTGGCCATCCAGATCTTCGATCAGGCGACCTCGGGCTTCCGGGGCGCACCCGAGTCGTGGTTCTACTCGGTCGCGTTCCTGCTGCTGCCGCTCGGCTGGTTGATCATCCTGTGGGGCAACCGGGCGTACGACCGGCGCTATCTCGGCCTCGGTCCGGACGAGTTCAAACGGGTGATCCGGGCCGGCGTGGCGGTCGCCGCCACCGTCTCCTTCATCGCCTTCGCGACGAAGGCCACCTCGCTCTCCCGATGGACGGTCGGCTTCGCCCTGCTCGGGGCGATGCTGCTGATCCTGTTCGAGCGCATGATCGCCCGGGTTCTGCTGCACGCGATCCGGCGCCGGGCCGGGCACGCCGGGCACCGGATGGTGCTGGTCGGCACCCTGCCGGAGTGCCTGGAGGTCTACACCGCGGTCACCCGCAACCCCGGTGCCGGCCTGGTGCCGGTCGCCATCCACCTCACCGACGGATACGCCGCCGCGCGCGGCATCGAGACCCCGGTGCCGGTGCACGCCGGCCGGGACGTGCTCGCCCTGGTCCGCGAGGTGGGCGGCGACACCATCGCGGTGTGCGGCTCGGCCAGCGCCGAGCCGGGCGAACTGCGCCGGCTGGCCTGGCAACTGGAGGGCTCCGGCGTCGACCTGGTGGTCGCGCCCCAGCTCACCGACATCGCCGGTCCCCGGGTGCACATCCGCCCGATCGAGGGCCTGCCGCTGCTGCACGTCGAGGAGCCGACCCTGTCGGGCCCGGCGCTGCTGGTCAAGAACCTGATGGACCGGGTGGCCGCCGGGCTGGGCCTGGTGCTGCTGATCCCGCTGTTCCTCGCGATCGCGGTCGCCATCCGGATCTCCGACCCCGGGCCGGTCTTCTTCCGCCAGCCCCGGGTCGGCCACGAGGGGCGGACCTTCCGGGTCTGGAAGTTCCGCACCATGTACGTCGACGCCGAGGAGCGGCTGGCCGGCCTGGTCGACCAGAACGAGACCGACGGCATGCTGTTCAAGATCAAGCAGGATCCGCGGGTGTTCCCGGTGGGCCGCTTCCTGCGCGCCTCCTCGCTGGACGAGCTGCCCCAGCTGATCAACGTGCTCTGGGGCGAGATGTCGCTGGTCGGGCCGCGTCCGCTGCCCGCCGACGACGGTGACTTCCTCGGCGACGTACGCCGCCGGCTGCTGGTCCGGCCGGGCATCACCGGGCTCTGGCAGGTCTCCGGCCGCTCCGACCTCTCCTGGGACGAGGCGGTCCGGCTCGACCTCTACTACGTCGACAACTGGTCCCTCGCCTACGACCTGAGCATCCTGTGGCGGACCATCGGGGTGGTGCTGGTCCGCAAGGGGGCGTACTGA